From one Acidibrevibacterium fodinaquatile genomic stretch:
- a CDS encoding SDR family oxidoreductase, with protein sequence MNTWPIAASIPRVALITGGARRLGREIALALAGAGFRIALHCHRSQETAAKTAAEIRARGVEAAILPADLANEDAVAALVGRARDALGPVGVLLNNASVFERDEWDTATRASWDAHLEPNLRAPFVLMQHFARDLPAAAEGVVINLLDQRVLSLTPHFVSYTVSKAGLWALTRSMALALAPRIRVAAIGPGPTLPSARQSAAQFARQAAATPLGRAAAPAEIARAALAILALPAFTGQMLALDGGQHLHWGPPAPALSEE encoded by the coding sequence ATGAATACTTGGCCGATCGCCGCCAGCATCCCCCGCGTCGCCCTCATCACCGGCGGGGCGCGGCGTCTTGGGCGCGAAATCGCCCTCGCCCTCGCCGGCGCCGGCTTTCGGATCGCGCTCCATTGCCACCGGAGCCAGGAGACGGCAGCAAAAACCGCGGCCGAAATCCGTGCGCGCGGCGTCGAAGCGGCGATCCTGCCCGCCGATCTCGCAAACGAGGACGCGGTCGCGGCCCTCGTCGGTCGGGCGCGAGACGCGCTCGGCCCAGTCGGGGTTCTGCTCAACAACGCCAGCGTTTTCGAGCGCGATGAGTGGGATACGGCGACGCGGGCGAGCTGGGATGCCCATCTCGAGCCCAATCTCCGCGCGCCCTTCGTGCTCATGCAGCATTTCGCGCGCGATTTGCCGGCGGCGGCGGAGGGGGTGGTGATCAATCTCCTCGATCAACGGGTGCTGTCGCTGACCCCGCATTTCGTTTCTTATACGGTCTCCAAGGCCGGGCTCTGGGCGCTGACGCGAAGCATGGCGCTGGCGCTCGCGCCGCGCATCCGTGTTGCCGCGATCGGCCCCGGCCCGACGCTGCCGAGCGCGCGCCAGAGCGCGGCGCAATTCGCCCGCCAAGCCGCCGCAACCCCGCTCGGCCGCGCCGCCGCGCCGGCGGAAATCGCCCGCGCCGCCCTCGCGATCCTCGCCCTTCCCGCTTTCACCGGCCAGATGCTGGCGCTCGATGGCGGCCAGCATTTGCACTGGGGCCCGCCGGCGCCGGCTCTGAGCGAGGAGTAG
- a CDS encoding ABC transporter ATP-binding protein, protein MSLLTVEGLEARHGLLRAVRGVDLALGEGETLALVGANGAGKTTLLRTIAGAHRAAAGRICLDGAEITTLPAHRRLQRGIALVPEGRQLFTGMTVEENLRVAEGRGRTGRWTLATVLEAFPQLRPKLKARAGDLSGGQQQAAAIARALMSNPRLLLLDEVSLGLSPVAVDQLYVSLQALLAGGATVILVEQDLGRALRVASRVVCLLEGRVTYEGAAQTTTREQVMEAYFGMAGGR, encoded by the coding sequence ATGTCCCTGCTCACGGTTGAAGGTCTCGAGGCGCGGCATGGGCTTTTGCGCGCCGTGCGCGGCGTCGATCTCGCGCTCGGCGAGGGCGAGACATTGGCGCTGGTCGGGGCCAATGGCGCCGGCAAGACGACGCTGCTCCGCACCATCGCCGGCGCCCATCGCGCCGCCGCCGGGCGCATTTGTCTCGATGGCGCCGAGATCACCACGCTGCCCGCGCATCGGCGCTTGCAGCGCGGCATCGCGCTGGTGCCGGAAGGGCGGCAGCTTTTCACGGGCATGACGGTCGAGGAAAATCTGCGCGTCGCCGAGGGGCGCGGGCGCACCGGGCGATGGACGCTGGCGACGGTGCTGGAGGCGTTTCCGCAGCTTCGCCCCAAACTCAAAGCCCGCGCCGGCGATCTCTCCGGCGGCCAGCAGCAGGCGGCGGCGATCGCGCGCGCCTTGATGAGCAATCCGCGTCTCCTGCTGCTCGACGAGGTCTCGCTCGGGCTCTCGCCGGTCGCCGTCGATCAGCTCTATGTCTCGCTCCAGGCGCTACTCGCGGGGGGGGCGACGGTCATTCTCGTCGAGCAGGATCTCGGCCGCGCGCTGCGGGTCGCAAGCCGCGTCGTCTGCCTTCTCGAGGGGCGGGTGACTTATGAGGGCGCGGCGCAAACAACCACGCGCGAGCAGGTGATGGAGGCCTATTTCGGCATGGCAGGCGGGCGATGA
- a CDS encoding 4-hydroxybenzoate 3-monooxygenase: protein MRTEIGIIGAGPAGLFLAHLLRRAGIEAVILESRTREEVEGTIRAGVLEQWVVDLMRDLGLAARLDQNADFHTGITLQWQGERLHLDMRELTGGKQVTVYPQHEVLRDLIAGLLAAGGDIRFGVGETALHDITGERPFITFRPDKTGPETRLDCAYIVGADGYHGPSRQAIPEAARREFHKIYPFGWLGILARAPRSWHELIYANQAEGFALLSTRSPEVQRLYLQCDPADDLALWPDRRIWDELQARLSAPGFTLIEGPIFQKGIIPLRSFVCETMQYGRLFLAGDAAHIVPPTGAKGLNLAVADVVVLAEALIARVQHNDGEKLARYSETALRRVWKGERFSWYMTTMLHRNPTEGEFERRIHFADLDFVRTSRAAATALAENYVGLPFDR, encoded by the coding sequence ATGAGAACTGAAATCGGCATCATCGGCGCCGGGCCGGCGGGCCTGTTTCTCGCCCATCTGCTTCGCCGCGCCGGCATCGAGGCGGTGATCCTCGAAAGCCGCACCCGCGAGGAGGTGGAGGGGACGATCCGCGCCGGCGTGCTCGAGCAATGGGTAGTCGATCTCATGCGCGACCTCGGTCTTGCCGCCCGGCTCGACCAAAACGCCGATTTTCACACCGGCATCACCCTGCAATGGCAGGGCGAGCGCCTCCATCTCGACATGCGGGAATTGACCGGCGGCAAGCAGGTGACGGTCTATCCCCAGCATGAGGTGCTGCGCGATCTCATCGCCGGCCTGCTCGCCGCCGGCGGCGACATCCGCTTTGGGGTCGGCGAGACGGCTTTGCACGACATCACCGGCGAGCGCCCGTTCATCACCTTCCGCCCCGACAAAACCGGGCCCGAGACCCGGCTCGACTGCGCCTATATCGTCGGCGCCGACGGCTATCACGGGCCCAGCCGGCAAGCGATCCCGGAGGCCGCGCGGCGGGAGTTTCACAAAATCTACCCCTTCGGCTGGCTCGGCATCCTCGCCCGCGCACCGCGCTCCTGGCATGAGCTGATCTATGCAAACCAGGCCGAGGGCTTCGCGCTCCTCAGCACCCGCTCGCCGGAGGTGCAGCGGCTCTATCTCCAATGCGATCCCGCCGATGATTTGGCGCTCTGGCCGGATCGGCGGATCTGGGACGAATTGCAGGCGCGCCTCTCAGCCCCCGGCTTCACCCTGATCGAGGGGCCGATTTTCCAAAAGGGGATCATTCCGCTGCGCAGTTTCGTCTGCGAGACGATGCAGTATGGCCGCCTGTTCCTCGCCGGCGATGCCGCCCATATCGTGCCGCCGACCGGGGCCAAGGGGCTCAATCTCGCGGTCGCCGACGTCGTCGTGCTGGCCGAAGCGCTGATCGCGCGCGTGCAGCACAATGACGGGGAGAAACTCGCCCGCTACAGCGAGACCGCGCTGCGGCGGGTCTGGAAGGGCGAGCGGTTTTCCTGGTACATGACGACGATGTTGCACCGCAATCCGACGGAGGGCGAGTTCGAGCGTCGGATCCATTTCGCCGATCTCGATTTCGTGCGCACCTCGCGCGCCGCCGCGACGGCTCTGGCGGAAAATTACGTGGGCTTGCCGTTCGATCGCTGA
- a CDS encoding branched-chain amino acid ABC transporter permease — protein MRFADGLQVSDGLRVERWTKRAGIFVLIALITLGALAFGPMVFSPGATERLSALFIYVILAVMWNLLAGYGGLVSVGQQAFFGLGAYAAIRLSAAGVAVYPALLLAALVVGGLAVPIGEVMLRLSGGEFAIGMWVVAELAHLLVNLDPLVQGETGTSLIALDAFAVAARRADTYWASLAAMALALALVFLMLRGRLGTALQAIRDDDVAAASVGVRVLATKRVVFVLAAAGAALAGALWLATAITFQPHAYFSVQWTAYMIFMTLVGGLGTFEGPVLGALLFFVIETAFGASGVWYLVGLGAAALGFALFAPRGLWGGFTARFAPRLLPLGYHVVLARTLVAAPAKEGKAP, from the coding sequence ATGAGGTTCGCGGACGGCCTTCAGGTGTCAGACGGTCTCCGGGTGGAGCGCTGGACCAAGCGCGCGGGGATCTTCGTCCTCATCGCGCTGATCACGCTCGGCGCGCTCGCGTTCGGGCCGATGGTGTTTTCGCCGGGCGCGACCGAACGGCTGAGCGCGCTCTTCATCTATGTCATTCTCGCCGTGATGTGGAATCTCCTCGCCGGCTATGGCGGTTTGGTTTCGGTCGGGCAGCAGGCGTTTTTTGGCTTGGGCGCCTATGCCGCGATCCGGCTTTCCGCCGCCGGCGTTGCCGTCTATCCGGCGCTGCTGCTCGCCGCTCTCGTGGTCGGTGGGTTGGCAGTGCCGATCGGCGAGGTGATGCTGCGGCTCTCTGGCGGCGAATTCGCGATCGGCATGTGGGTGGTCGCCGAACTCGCCCATCTCCTGGTCAATCTCGACCCCTTGGTGCAGGGCGAGACCGGCACCTCGCTGATCGCGCTCGATGCCTTCGCTGTCGCCGCGCGCCGCGCCGATACCTATTGGGCTTCACTCGCGGCCATGGCGCTCGCGCTCGCGCTGGTTTTCCTGATGCTGCGCGGGCGGCTCGGCACCGCCTTGCAGGCGATCCGCGACGACGATGTCGCGGCGGCCTCGGTCGGGGTGCGGGTGCTCGCGACCAAGCGGGTGGTGTTCGTGCTCGCCGCCGCCGGCGCCGCCCTCGCCGGCGCGCTCTGGCTCGCGACCGCGATCACCTTTCAGCCGCACGCCTATTTCAGCGTGCAATGGACCGCCTACATGATTTTCATGACCCTGGTCGGCGGCCTCGGCACGTTCGAGGGGCCGGTGCTCGGGGCTTTGCTGTTTTTCGTCATCGAGACCGCGTTCGGTGCGAGCGGGGTGTGGTATCTCGTTGGCCTCGGGGCGGCGGCGCTGGGCTTTGCGCTGTTTGCGCCGCGCGGCCTCTGGGGCGGGTTCACGGCGCGGTTTGCGCCGCGCCTGCTGCCGCTCGGCTATCACGTCGTGCTAGCGCGAACGCTGGTCGCCGCGCCGGCGAAAGAGGGAAAAGCGCCATGA
- the uvrB gene encoding excinuclease ABC subunit UvrB: MSVTLAPPAPLLFIPEKQPRRPAGKKLRVVSPYEPAGDQPAAIATLVEGLAAEARDQVLLGVTGSGKTFTMAKIIEAVQRPTLILAPNKTLAAQLYSEMKAFFPDNAVEYFVSYYDYYQPEAYVPRTDTYIEKDAQINETIDRLRHAATQALLERNDVVIVASVSCIYGIGSVETYARMVVRLEVGGAIARDTLARALVELQYRRNDVAFQRGSFRLRGDTVDIFPSHYEDRAWRVTLFGDEIEAIAEFDPLTGEKTADLAAVTVYANSHYVTPRPTLTQAIRDIKRELQERLDHFVAAGKPLEAERLQQRTTFDIEMMETTGACKGIENYSRYLTGRNPGEPPPTLFEYLPENALLIVDESHVTVPQIGGMARGDFNRKSVLAEYGFRLPSCVDNRPLKFEEWEAYRPQTIFVSATPGPWEMARTGGVFAEQVIRPTGLIDPITEIRPVEHQVDDLLGECKAVAARGGRVLVTTLTKRMAEDLTDYLGEHGVKVRYLHSDIDTLERVEIIRDLRLGVCDVLIGINLLREGLDIPECALVAILDADKEGFLRSRTALIQTIGRAARNIDGRVILYADTITESLRAALDETSRRRAKQEAWNQAHGITPQTVRREIGKALESVFEQDYVTVAPLAGESVGDFVGKDLEAAIASLEKQMRAAAADLEFEVAARLRDEIRRLEAEQLGLAPPAPVRPPARQSGAPKPLGPGGGGYEPEKRGGRPGRRGGPKR; the protein is encoded by the coding sequence ATGTCCGTGACCCTCGCCCCGCCCGCGCCGCTGCTCTTTATCCCGGAAAAACAGCCACGGCGTCCAGCCGGCAAGAAGCTCCGGGTGGTTTCGCCCTACGAGCCGGCCGGCGATCAGCCGGCGGCGATCGCGACGCTGGTCGAGGGGCTGGCGGCCGAGGCGCGCGATCAGGTGCTGCTCGGCGTCACCGGCTCGGGCAAGACCTTCACCATGGCCAAGATCATCGAGGCGGTGCAGCGCCCGACCCTGATCCTCGCCCCCAACAAGACGCTGGCGGCGCAGCTCTATAGCGAGATGAAGGCGTTTTTCCCCGACAACGCGGTCGAATATTTCGTCAGCTACTATGATTATTACCAACCCGAAGCCTATGTCCCACGCACCGACACCTATATCGAGAAAGACGCGCAGATCAACGAGACCATCGACCGCCTCCGCCACGCCGCGACCCAGGCTTTGCTCGAACGCAACGATGTCGTCATCGTCGCTTCGGTCTCCTGCATTTATGGTATCGGCTCGGTCGAGACCTATGCGCGCATGGTGGTGCGGCTCGAGGTCGGCGGCGCGATCGCGCGCGACACGCTGGCGCGCGCTTTGGTTGAGCTGCAATATCGCCGCAACGATGTCGCGTTTCAGCGCGGCAGCTTTCGCCTGCGCGGCGATACCGTCGACATCTTCCCCTCTCATTACGAAGATCGCGCCTGGCGCGTCACGCTGTTCGGCGACGAGATCGAGGCGATCGCCGAGTTTGATCCGCTCACGGGGGAAAAAACCGCCGATCTCGCCGCCGTCACCGTCTATGCCAACAGCCATTACGTAACGCCACGCCCGACGCTGACCCAGGCGATCCGCGACATCAAGCGCGAATTGCAGGAAAGGCTCGACCATTTCGTCGCCGCGGGCAAACCCTTGGAGGCCGAGCGGCTGCAGCAGCGCACGACCTTCGATATCGAGATGATGGAAACCACCGGCGCCTGCAAAGGGATCGAGAATTATTCCCGCTATCTCACCGGCCGCAATCCCGGCGAGCCGCCGCCGACTTTGTTCGAATATCTGCCCGAGAACGCGCTCCTCATCGTCGATGAAAGCCATGTCACGGTGCCGCAGATCGGCGGCATGGCGAGGGGCGATTTCAACCGCAAATCGGTGCTCGCCGAATACGGGTTTCGTCTGCCCTCGTGCGTCGATAACCGGCCGCTGAAATTCGAGGAGTGGGAAGCCTATCGTCCGCAAACGATTTTCGTCTCGGCAACGCCGGGCCCGTGGGAAATGGCGCGGACCGGCGGTGTCTTCGCCGAACAGGTGATCCGCCCGACCGGGCTCATCGATCCCATCACCGAAATCCGCCCGGTCGAACATCAGGTCGATGACCTGCTCGGCGAATGCAAGGCGGTGGCGGCGCGCGGCGGGCGGGTTCTGGTGACGACGCTGACCAAGCGCATGGCCGAGGATCTGACCGACTATCTCGGCGAGCACGGCGTCAAGGTGCGCTATCTCCACTCCGATATCGACACGCTCGAGCGGGTTGAGATCATCCGCGATCTTCGGCTTGGCGTCTGCGATGTGCTGATCGGCATCAATCTGCTGCGCGAGGGTTTGGACATTCCCGAATGCGCGCTGGTCGCCATTCTGGACGCCGACAAGGAGGGGTTTTTGCGCTCGCGGACGGCACTGATCCAGACCATCGGGCGGGCTGCCCGCAATATCGACGGCCGGGTGATCTTGTACGCCGACACCATCACCGAAAGTCTCCGCGCCGCCCTCGATGAAACCAGCCGCCGCCGCGCCAAGCAAGAAGCCTGGAACCAAGCGCACGGGATCACGCCGCAAACCGTGCGCCGCGAGATCGGCAAGGCCTTGGAAAGCGTGTTCGAGCAGGATTACGTGACGGTCGCCCCGCTCGCTGGCGAGAGCGTCGGCGACTTCGTTGGGAAGGATCTCGAGGCGGCGATCGCGAGCCTCGAAAAGCAGATGCGCGCCGCCGCCGCCGACCTCGAATTCGAGGTGGCGGCAAGGCTCCGCGATGAAATCCGTCGCTTGGAGGCGGAGCAGCTCGGCCTCGCACCCCCGGCACCCGTGCGCCCGCCGGCGCGCCAAAGTGGCGCGCCAAAGCCGCTCGGGCCCGGCGGCGGCGGCTATGAGCCGGAAAAGCGGGGCGGGCGCCCAGGCCGGCGAGGAGGCCCCAAACGATGA
- a CDS encoding NAD(P)-dependent alcohol dehydrogenase, whose amino-acid sequence MRITAAMATAPHAPLTLTELEIDDPRDDEVLVRVLACGVCHTDIACRDQALPVPLPAVLGHEGAGIVERVGAMVRKVAPGDHVLLSYDSCATCPSCRAAKPFYCHQFGAYNFSARRPDGSAALSAEGGAVVGGRFFGQSAFASHCLARERNLVRVAAEAPLELLAPLGCGIQTGAGTVLNALRPEAGATIAIFGAGTVGLAAVLGANIAGCGRIIAIEPNPARRELAREFGATDTIDPRAVADVPAALRDALGAAGADYSIECTGIPAVATAAVHSLAPRGTAALVGAMPAGAEYRFDAIKVMTEGLTVRGVIEGESRPDDFLPRLIALHREGRFLFARMIRHYPFAEINAALAASERGDAIKPVLLMA is encoded by the coding sequence ATGCGTATCACCGCCGCCATGGCCACCGCGCCGCACGCGCCGCTCACCCTCACCGAACTCGAGATCGATGACCCGCGCGACGACGAGGTGCTGGTCCGCGTGCTCGCCTGCGGCGTCTGCCATACCGATATCGCGTGCCGCGACCAGGCGTTGCCGGTGCCGTTGCCGGCGGTGCTCGGCCATGAGGGGGCGGGTATCGTCGAGCGGGTCGGGGCAATGGTGCGCAAGGTTGCGCCCGGCGATCATGTGCTGCTGAGCTATGACAGTTGCGCGACATGCCCAAGCTGCCGCGCGGCAAAGCCGTTTTATTGTCATCAGTTCGGCGCTTATAATTTCTCGGCCCGCCGCCCCGATGGCTCGGCCGCGCTCAGCGCCGAGGGCGGCGCCGTCGTCGGCGGGCGGTTTTTCGGCCAGTCGGCCTTCGCGAGCCATTGCCTCGCGCGTGAGCGCAATCTGGTCAGGGTCGCGGCGGAGGCGCCACTCGAACTCCTGGCGCCGCTCGGCTGCGGCATCCAGACCGGCGCCGGCACGGTCTTGAATGCGCTGCGCCCCGAAGCCGGGGCGACGATCGCGATTTTCGGCGCCGGGACAGTCGGGCTCGCCGCCGTGCTGGGCGCGAACATCGCCGGTTGCGGGCGTATCATCGCGATCGAGCCCAATCCGGCGCGGCGGGAATTGGCGCGGGAATTCGGCGCGACCGACACCATCGATCCCCGTGCGGTCGCGGATGTTCCCGCCGCCCTGCGCGATGCCCTCGGCGCTGCTGGCGCCGATTACAGCATCGAATGCACCGGGATCCCGGCGGTCGCGACGGCGGCCGTCCATAGCCTCGCCCCGCGCGGCACCGCCGCCCTGGTCGGTGCGATGCCGGCGGGCGCGGAATATCGCTTCGATGCCATCAAGGTGATGACGGAAGGGCTCACGGTGCGCGGCGTGATCGAGGGCGAAAGCCGCCCGGACGATTTCCTGCCGCGTCTGATCGCGCTCCATCGCGAGGGCCGCTTCCTCTTCGCGCGCATGATCCGGCATTATCCCTTCGCCGAGATCAACGCGGCGCTGGCGGCGAGCGAACGCGGCGACGCGATCAAGCCGGTGCTGTTGATGGCGTGA
- a CDS encoding branched-chain amino acid ABC transporter permease, whose translation MIFLNQILQGVFLGAYYALIACSLSFLFGVMRIINLAHGSLAVLAAFLLFVLADRFGLSPWLGLILVVPVMAALGWALQVLVLERSLKGGLLVPLLSTFGLAIVIDNLLFQGFGADTRSLAPAIGDLSFASWVLSDDVSIGQLDVIILAAAIATLGGLQLFLARTRLGRTIRATAEAPDIVGLIGIDARAVYALATAIALALAAIAGAFLALRATFNPYSGGMQLLFAFEAVVIGGFGSLWGTLIGGIMLGIAQNLGAFINPHGFLIAGHGFFLVVLIARLYAGPIAERVRYGRRRVSAA comes from the coding sequence ATGATCTTCCTCAATCAGATCCTGCAAGGGGTGTTTCTCGGCGCCTATTACGCGCTGATCGCGTGCTCGCTCTCGTTTCTGTTCGGGGTCATGCGGATCATCAACCTCGCCCATGGCAGCCTCGCCGTGCTCGCCGCCTTTCTTTTGTTCGTGCTCGCCGATCGCTTCGGCCTCTCACCCTGGCTCGGCCTGATCCTCGTCGTGCCGGTGATGGCGGCGCTGGGCTGGGCTTTGCAGGTTCTGGTGCTGGAGCGGAGCCTCAAAGGCGGGCTCCTGGTGCCGCTGCTCAGCACCTTCGGCCTTGCGATCGTGATCGATAATCTTCTGTTTCAGGGTTTCGGCGCCGATACCCGCTCGCTCGCGCCGGCGATCGGCGATCTTTCCTTCGCGAGCTGGGTGCTGAGCGATGATGTCAGTATCGGGCAGCTCGACGTCATCATTCTTGCTGCCGCGATCGCAACGCTCGGGGGATTGCAGCTATTTCTCGCCCGGACAAGGCTCGGGCGAACGATACGCGCAACCGCCGAGGCGCCGGATATCGTTGGCCTGATCGGCATCGATGCACGCGCGGTCTATGCGCTGGCGACGGCGATCGCCTTGGCGCTCGCGGCGATCGCCGGGGCGTTTCTCGCGCTCCGGGCGACGTTCAATCCCTATAGCGGCGGCATGCAGCTTCTGTTCGCCTTCGAAGCGGTGGTGATCGGCGGGTTCGGCTCGCTCTGGGGCACGCTGATCGGCGGCATCATGCTTGGGATTGCGCAAAATCTCGGCGCCTTCATCAACCCGCATGGCTTTCTCATCGCCGGGCACGGATTTTTTCTCGTGGTCCTGATCGCCCGCCTCTATGCCGGGCCGATCGCCGAGCGCGTGCGTTACGGGCGTCGTCGGGTGTCGGCGGCATGA
- a CDS encoding ABC transporter substrate-binding protein gives MPQDSQDWSAIASVSRPARHGHKDAVTPALTRRTLLAGAGAGAVMAASSQGFAQAGGGLKIGFISPRSGALASFGETDGYVLTLARKALAGGLTVNGKTYPVEIIDRDTQSDPARAGQLARSLINDTGIDMMLTTSTPEVVNPVSDACEAAGMPCLATVMPWEAWYFGRGAKPGQPSPFRWTYLFSFGVDQFAECYISQWNSSVQTNKKVGVLYPNDADGNAIRAHLAPKLAKAGFTIVDPGPYEDGTTDYSAQIAVFKKNRCEIFNTFPIPPDFATFWRQAAQQGYARMVKIVQTAKTGLFPSSIEALGTLGYNIASATYWHRDFPYSSPLTGVSGTALADGYEQASGKQWTQELGASMSLLDAGFAALAASGDPKDKKAVAAALSRLKTKTMVGEVDFTRGPVPNVFATPIIGAQWVKAKPGSRFKLDYVITENATDHNVPVTAKLIPYS, from the coding sequence ATGCCTCAAGACAGTCAGGATTGGTCCGCCATTGCGTCCGTTTCGCGCCCCGCGCGCCATGGCCATAAGGATGCGGTCACGCCGGCACTGACCCGCCGCACCCTGCTCGCCGGGGCCGGGGCCGGCGCCGTCATGGCGGCCTCTTCGCAGGGCTTCGCGCAGGCCGGCGGCGGCCTGAAAATCGGCTTCATCAGCCCGCGCTCGGGCGCGCTCGCGAGTTTCGGCGAAACCGATGGCTACGTGCTCACGCTCGCCCGCAAGGCGCTCGCCGGCGGTCTCACCGTCAACGGCAAAACCTATCCCGTCGAAATCATCGATCGCGACACGCAATCGGACCCGGCGCGCGCCGGCCAGCTCGCCCGTAGCCTGATCAACGATACCGGCATCGATATGATGCTCACCACCTCGACGCCGGAAGTGGTCAACCCGGTCTCGGACGCCTGCGAAGCCGCCGGCATGCCCTGCCTTGCGACGGTGATGCCGTGGGAGGCGTGGTATTTCGGCCGCGGCGCCAAGCCCGGCCAGCCCTCGCCGTTCCGCTGGACCTATCTCTTTTCCTTCGGCGTCGATCAGTTCGCCGAGTGCTACATCTCGCAATGGAACAGCAGTGTGCAGACCAACAAGAAGGTCGGCGTGCTCTATCCCAACGATGCCGACGGCAACGCCATCCGCGCCCATCTCGCGCCCAAGCTCGCCAAGGCCGGGTTCACCATCGTCGATCCCGGCCCCTATGAGGACGGCACCACCGATTATTCCGCCCAGATCGCGGTGTTCAAGAAAAACCGCTGCGAGATCTTCAACACCTTCCCGATCCCGCCCGATTTCGCGACCTTCTGGCGCCAGGCGGCACAGCAGGGCTATGCCCGCATGGTGAAGATCGTCCAAACCGCGAAAACTGGGCTTTTTCCCTCCTCGATCGAGGCGCTCGGGACGCTCGGCTACAACATCGCCAGCGCCACCTACTGGCACCGCGATTTCCCGTATTCGTCGCCGCTCACCGGGGTCAGCGGCACAGCGCTCGCCGACGGCTATGAGCAGGCGTCCGGCAAGCAATGGACGCAGGAACTCGGCGCCTCGATGTCGCTGCTCGATGCCGGCTTCGCGGCGCTTGCGGCAAGCGGCGATCCCAAGGACAAGAAGGCCGTTGCCGCCGCGCTCAGCCGGCTCAAAACCAAAACCATGGTCGGCGAGGTCGATTTCACCCGCGGCCCGGTGCCCAATGTTTTCGCAACCCCGATCATCGGCGCGCAATGGGTGAAGGCCAAGCCCGGCAGCCGCTTCAAGCTCGATTACGTCATCACCGAGAACGCGACCGACCACAACGTGCCGGTCACGGCGAAGCTCATCCCCTATTCCTGA
- a CDS encoding ABC transporter ATP-binding protein has product MTQPGPLLAAAGLGKRFGALVVLDAVDFTVAAGEAVGIVGPNGAGKTTLLNVLSGRYAPEAGRITFRGEDVTALDVASRCRRGLARSHQIPRPFGGMTVFESLLVAAEAGAGLRGRAAEWRGLETLSLCGMMALANRRGEALGLLDRKRLELARALATNPALLLLDEIGAGLTDGEAQGLVEIIRAIHARGIAIVWIEHIVHVLVQVVGRLVCMDAGRVIADGEPASVLRDAAVIDAYLGAAAHVPAHG; this is encoded by the coding sequence ATGACGCAACCGGGACCTCTTCTCGCGGCGGCTGGTCTCGGCAAGCGGTTTGGCGCGCTGGTGGTGCTCGATGCCGTCGATTTCACCGTCGCGGCCGGGGAGGCGGTCGGCATCGTCGGCCCCAATGGGGCGGGCAAAACGACGCTGCTCAACGTTCTCTCCGGCCGCTATGCGCCGGAAGCGGGGCGGATCACCTTTCGCGGCGAGGATGTGACCGCGCTCGACGTCGCTTCCCGCTGCCGGCGCGGCCTTGCCCGCTCGCATCAGATCCCGCGCCCTTTTGGCGGCATGACGGTGTTTGAGAGTCTGCTGGTGGCGGCAGAAGCCGGCGCCGGCTTGCGCGGGCGCGCGGCCGAGTGGCGCGGGCTCGAGACGCTCTCGCTCTGCGGCATGATGGCGCTCGCCAATCGCCGCGGCGAAGCCCTCGGCCTGCTCGATCGCAAGCGCCTCGAACTCGCGCGCGCCCTGGCAACGAACCCGGCGCTGCTTTTGCTCGATGAAATCGGCGCCGGGCTCACCGATGGCGAAGCGCAGGGGCTGGTCGAAATCATCCGCGCAATCCATGCGCGCGGCATCGCCATCGTCTGGATCGAACATATCGTGCATGTTCTGGTGCAGGTGGTCGGGCGGTTGGTTTGCATGGATGCCGGGCGGGTGATCGCTGACGGCGAGCCCGCTTCGGTGCTGCGCGATGCCGCGGTGATCGACGCCTATCTTGGAGCGGCGGCGCATGTCCCTGCTCACGGTTGA